The Nostoc sp. 'Lobaria pulmonaria (5183) cyanobiont' DNA window ATTAATTGTCTATTCTAGAAATAAGAGCATTTCGTCACTTGTTACTACCGAATTGATGCTCAATATAAATGTGTATACGAATATGCATAGTATCTCGGTATAAAAACTACTGGCGATATCTAGTTTTAGGGCAGTGTAATGCAAACAAATTGGAGAATTGGGTCATTATTTGGAATTCCCCTGTTTTTAGACCCGTTATGGTTTGTGATTTTAGGGTTGGCAACCCTGAATTTTGGGGTAGCTTATCAAGAATGGGGAAATGTTATAGCTTGGAGTGCTGGAATAGTTATGGCACTGCTGCTATTTGGTTCAGTGTTGTTACATGAGTTGGGTCACAGCTTGGTAGCCCGATCGCAAGGCATTAGAGTTAATTCAATTACCCTATTTATGTTTGGCGGAATTGCTGCCATTGAAGAAGAATCTAAAACTCCTTTCAAAGCCTTTCAAGTAGCGATCGCTGGCCCTTTGGTGAGTATCATCCTATTTTTCCTGCTCCGTCTGGCAGCTTTTGCGATCCCTGATACTAATCCCCTCAGTGTTATGGTCGGAGATTTGGCGAGAATTAACTTAGTGGTGGCTCTATTTAACTTGATTCCTGGCTTACCTTTAGATGGAGGACAAGTGTTAAAAGCAGCACTATGGCAAATCACGGGTAATCGTTTTCAAGCCGTACACTTGGCTGCAAGGGCTGGACAAATATTGGGTTATGGTGCGATCGCTTTCGGATTTGTTGTAGATTTCGTTACCAGAGAGTTAGTAGTTGGTTTGTGGATTGCGCTGTTAGGTTGGTTTGCTGTCCGCAACGCTAACACCTATGACAACATGACTACATTGCAAGAAAGCCTACTCAAGGTGGTGGCGGCTGATGCAATGACCCGTGACTTTCGGGTTATAGATGCTGACCAGACATTGCGTTCCTTTGCCGATTTATACTTGTTGGAAACCACTCCCTCGCAGGTTTATTTTGCTGCTTCTGATGGACGTTACCGAGGTATAGTTTCCATTGACGATTTTCGTTTAACCCAAAGGAGTGAATGGGAAACTGAAACTTTACACAGGATTGTGCATCCGCTGACAGAAATACCTAGCGTTGCAGAATCAACATTGATCGCTGAGGTAATTAACAAATTAGAAAATGAGCAGTTACCTAGAATTACCGTACTTTCTCCCGCTGGTGCCGTAGCTGGTGTAATTGATCGGGGAGATATTGTGCGATCGTTAGTACAAAAGTTAAATTTGCAGATAAGCGATGCGGAAATTAAGCGCATCAAGGAAGAAGGTAGCTATCCGCCGGGGTTGCAACTTGGAGTAATCGCGAAATCAACTACAAATTAACGTCTGGGCTTCGCTCGACGTTAAGACTGAGCGAACGCGAACAGCGTCTCGTAGAGAAGCCGTTGGCGCAGCCTCTGGTAGTAGAAGTTTTAAACGTCATACACTCGTCATAGGTTTGCAATAGATACGTCAAAAGCGTATGTGATATTTAATTTGGTATTTGGTTACAAAATGCTTTTTTTGGGTAAAAGGTAGGATTTCCTACCTTTTTTATTTTTAAAAGCATGACAGCACCAAACAGCCCATCGTAGACATCGCCTCAGATGATGGGAAAATGAAATTAAAACTTCAAGTTTAAAGTGAGTAAAATGTAAGGACGTGATATACTACACCTCTCACTTACCCTGGTTTTATGGCACTGCCAATTGTTGCAATTATCGGACGCCCAAATGTGGGCAAATCCACCCTGGTTAATCGACTCGCCGGGGAACAAACGGCGATTGTCCATGATGAACCGGGAGTGACACGCGATCGCACTTATCTACCAGCTTTCTGGAATGGTCGCGAATTTTTAGTGGTAGACACTGGTGGTTTAGTTTTTAATGATGATACCGAATTTTTACCACTGATTCGTCAACAGGCAATGACAGCCCTTGCAGAAGCGTGTGGCGCTATTTTTGTCGTCGATGGTCAAACAGGCCCCACATCAGCAGATTTAGAAATCGCTGAATGGATGCGCCAACAACCCGTACCTGTACTACTAGCAGTAAATAAATGTGAATCCCCAGAACAAGGCTTAATGCAAGCTGCCGAATTTTGGGAATTAGGATTGGGCGAACCTTACCCCATCTCCGCGATTCATGGTAGTGGCACAGGAGAGTTACTCGACGAGTTAGTTAATCACATCCCTGCTATTGAAGACATTCCAGAAACTAATGAAATCAAAGTAGCAATTGTGGGACGCCCAAATGTGGGCAAATCAAGCTTACTTAATTCTTTTGTCGGGGAAGAAAGGGCAATTGTCAGCCCCATTTCTGGTACAACCCGCGATGCTATTGATACCGTCATTGAACGAGCCGGACAAACCTACCGATTGATTGACACTGCCGGCATTCGCAAAAAGAAACACATCGAATACGGCACAGAATTTTTTAGTATTAACCGTGCTTTCAAAGCGATTCGCCGCGCTGATGTGGTTTTATTAGTACTAGATGCCGTCGATGGAGTCACCGAGCAAGATCAAAAATTAGCTGGGCGAATTATCGAAGAAGGCCGAGCTTGCATCATCGTCGTTAATAAATGGGATGCTGTCGAAAAAGACTCTTACACAATCTACGACTACGAAAAAACTCTGCAATCACGGTTACATTTTACCGAATGGGCAGAAACAATTTTTGTGAGTGCCTTGTCAGGACAACGGGTAGAAAAGATTTTAGAATTGGTGAAAACGGCGGCTGAATCACACAAACGCCGTGTCAGCACATCAGTGATTAATGAAGTTTTAACAGATGCCGTCAGCTGGCATTCACCGCCAGCATCTCGTGGTGGGCGTCAGGGCAAGATTTATTATGGTACACAAGTAAGTAGCCAACCACCAACGATCGCTCTATTTGTCAACGACTCCAAACGCTTCAACGACAACTACCGCCGCTACATTGAACGGCAATTCCGCCAACAGCTAGGATTTAAAGGCACACCAATTATTTTACTGTGGCGAAGCAAAAAAGTCCGTGATGCCGAAAGTGGTAATGTTAATAGAGCAACTCGCGTCAAAATAAGTTAGGAGTAGAGACGCGATTAATCGCGTCTGTACAAGAGTTATGAGTTAAAGTCAAAACTCCTAACTCCTCATTCCTCACTCGTAACTCTAAAATGGATTTATTGCGCTCGCTGCCACTTGGACTTTATTTAGAACAACCCCAAACTTGGCTGCATAAAATCGATCCGCGAGTCAAGTTCGCCTGGTTGATGAGCTTTTTAACAAGCTATGTTTTGGCTAATAACTTTTGGCGGGTGCTGTTGGTGGTAGTATTAATTATTGCCACCTTGATTGCCAGAATTCCTCGACGAGTATGGCAGCAGCAAATGGGTTGGCTATTAATGCTATCGTTTTTTGTGCTAGCGATCGCAGCCATCAGTCCTGATGGACTGGGTGTAGATTATCAGTCACGCCTGCCAGCTAATGAACAAATATTAACCCAGCAAGCATTCTCCAATAATCTTGTTCAACCAGCAGTTGAGAAAAAAAAATACAGCTACGTGCTATTTCACAAAGGCCCGGTTAAAGTGACTCGCTACTCCTTGAGTTTGGCAGTACGCCTGAGTACACTTATCTTTACCGTGATTTACAGCACCAACCTGTATCTGCTGACAACCGCACCAGAAGAAATCACATCTGGCATAGAAAGCTTAATGCAACCCTTGCGCCGCTTCAAATTGCCTGTCACAGAAATTACTTTAACTTTAACCTTGTCCTTGCGCTTTATTCCCCTAGTTTTAGAAGAAGTACAAAACTTATTTCGCTCCGTGATGACAAGGGCAATTAATTGGAAAAAACTGGGATTAAAAGGAGCATTCAAGGTTTGGATGACAGTCGCAGAGAGACTTTTGGAAAATCTGCTTTTACGAGCCGATCAAATGGCGAATGCAATGATGGTGCGGGGTTTTACCAGTCCTAACGAGCATCGAGTGCAGTGGCACGATTTACGATTAAAAGGACGTGACTGGCTGGCGATCGCAACTTTAATCTTATTCTGGGGAATACGGCTAGCTATAGGAACTCAAGTCTAATTTTGCACTGAGAAAATGGTAAGAGGTAATACAGTAGAATTCAGGAGTCAGAATTGAGGATTCAGAATGGGAAATTGAACAGCTACCCAGCGATAAAATTGATCCCCTACCATTTAGCGTAGATTTTTGATATGAACCAGCCTGACGCGAACACTACAAACTAATCTTAATATTTTTTACCGATCCCCAATGAATCTCTGCACAAAGCTCAGGCACAAATTGCACCACTGAAAAATGCTAGATAATCAATAGACCTTTTGCATAAATCAAAAATAAAAACCCCACCCCACCAAAGCTACACTTTTTTACCCTCAGAGCTTGCCATATTGGGTGTCACGGACTTTTGCAAGAGGTCTAATAGAAGATAGTTTTCTTTCCTGTACCCAATCCCTACTCCCTACTCCCCAATTAGGATTTTGTGCCATTGGGCGACAGTTGTGGCAGTATAGAAAGAAGTTGAAAAACTCGCCGTTGCCGTTAGGAACTTCAAAGGGTGTTTTTCCTTCCCATGTCGAACTTTCAACAAGAAGATCGGGGCTATTTTGTGCGTTGTCCCTACAGATTAGTAAATTGAAATCACCAAAGCAGATGGTGATATTTGTCCACCAGCCTCTACTTTTTGAATCTACGCTTCGCGGCTTCTGTTGTACCATTGCGCTTCACTACCACTAGCTTCATCTGCCCATTAGGAACTAGATCGAGGTCTTCGTAACCGCAGTTTCGCATCTTAACCAAATATTCTGACGAATGTTGGTATTATCGTCTGAATGTTTGGAATTCTCTGCGAAAAGATATATATACTTCCACCTTGACTACACCTTGACTCTTAAATGAATCCAGAAAACGCAGAAACTTACATAAACCATCCAACTTGGGGTTTACTCTACAAAATCTGTATGGTTGATGAGAACCAGGATTTGTTCACCACACTTTATGCCCAGCGCTTATTTTTTTTGGTGGCAAATGACGTTAAAGGTGTTAAATTCCAGTCTCTAGGACGTACTGAGGCGAGAATGATGTTGGAAAATCGCTTACGTACCCTGCGGCGCAGTGGGCATTCTCAGGAGTACGATCAGCTTCAGAGTGTTTTCCAGCGCACCTTCCAATGAACAGTTCGATTTCCGAACGTATTGTTACTATTCGCTCCTCACTGCCAACTTCAGTCAAATTGATTGCTGTTAGCAAGCAAGTTTCTGCCCAGGCCATTCGGTCTGCATATAATGCAGGAATTCGTGATTTTGGGGAAAGTCGTATCCAAGAAGCTGCCAGCAAACAAGCCGAGTTACAAGATTTACCGGATATTACCTGGCACTTTATTGGACATTTGCAAAGCAATAAAGCCAAAAAAGCCATCGAGCAATTCCCTTGGATTCACTCCGTGGATAACTTGAAGCTGGCACAGCGCTTAGATGAATTGGCGCAACAGCTAGGAGTGAGTCCCCAGGTTTGCCTGCAAGTGAAAATTCTCCCCGATGCCAACAAGTCCGGTTGGAGTGTGCCAGAACTTTTGGCTGACTTACCCACACTCAATCAATACAAAAATTTACAAATTCAAGGTTTGATGACAATTCCGCCTTCAGGATTAAATGATTCCGAAATTCTCAGTGTGTTTAATCTCAATCGTGAGCTAGCCAAAGAAATCCAGGAGCAAAACTGGTCGCAGATTAAAATGCAGCACCTATCTATGGGTATGTCAGGCGACTACGAACTGGCAGTGCAAGCAGGGGCAACGATGGTACGATTAGGAACCATATTGTTTGGCGATCGCTCTTAGCTGATTAATCATCAGCCTTGCTCTTCAGTATTAATAGAAGCTAAGAATTTGATGACAAGAATTTTGTAACAGACTGGTGCAATCCGAGACAAAGGATATAGTATTGACAAGAGCAATCGTCAAGGGAAAATGGGGTATCAAGGACTTTCCTTCGGATAAACCTTAGGATATAATCTTGACTCATTATTATGTTTAGGCGATGCACAAACCTTTCCAATAAGTGTCAGTTCATCGCCAAAACTCGTAATATGGGCTACAACTAGCAATAAAGTTGCTGAAGTATCCACCGATGTCGCGTAATTTACCGACGTAGGCATCGCTCCTAGCTCAATCAATCCTTAGCCAAGTCAATGCAGGCTATTCGCATCAGGAGAGTACACACACCATGAACAACATATTTTCCAAACTCAGAGACTTTGTGGGTCTAAATGAGCAAGTAGAATACGAGTATTACGAAGAAGAACCAGAAACAGATAATAATTACCAAAATCTGTATCAGCAAGAAAATCCTCAACCAGCACCGCAAGAGAGTACAGCCGCTCAAAATCGACGCTGGCGGGAACCAGTGCCTACAATGGGAGATGATATGACAGCAGGTTCAAAGCCAATGGGGAATGTGATTGGTATGCCAGGAGCAATTAACGGAATTTCGGAAGTTTTAGTACTCGAACCACGCACCTTTGAAGAAATGCCCCAGGCAATTCAAGCGTTGCGAGAACGCAAGTCAGTGGTATTAAATCTGACAATCATGGATCCAGATCAAGCTCAACGAGCCGTAGATTTTGTTGCAGGTGGTACTTACGCACTAGATGGACATCAAGAGCGCATTGGTGAGAGCATCTTTTTGTTTACGCCAAGCTGTGTCCAAGTTAGCACCCAAGGTGGCGTTCTTCATGAAGTACCACAACCACCAGCACGTCCATCTCGTCCTACAGCTACTCCAAATCAAACCTGGGGCAACGAAACTAACCGGATGGCACAATAAAGTTAAATTAGTATTTAGTCCTTTGTCCTTTGTCCTTTGTCATTTGTCCTGGGTTTTGCTCGTAGTGACAAATGACAAACGACAAATGACCAATGACCAATGACTAATGACTAATGACCAATGACTAATGACTATAAAATTTGGCTTAATTGGTGGTGGGGTAATGGGAGAAGCACTCTTATCCCGCCTTATTGCGCGTGGAATTTATCAATCATCAGAAGTTATAGTTAGCGAACCGCTATCTTCACGCCTAGATTTTTTAAAACAGCAATACGGTGTTGCTGTGACAACAGATAATAGCCAGGTTTTCACCGAAGCAAAAGAAGTTGTCTTTTTGGCAGTGAAACCACAGGTGTTTAGTGCGATCGCTCAAGAATTAGCACATAATATTGATATTCTTAATAGAGAAGATACACCTCTAATCATTTCTATTTTGGCGGGTGTGCCCTTAAGTCAGTTAGAAACTGCATTTGTGCAATTGCCAGTGATTAGAGCAATGCCCAACACCCCGGCAACAGTGGGAGCAGGAGTTACCGCGATTTGTTTAGGTGCATATACCAATGCGAAGCATCACCAAATAGCACAGCAAGTTTTTTCTGCTGTGGGTGAAGTAGTAGAAGTTTCAGAAGCGCTGATGGATGCAGTTACAGGGCTATCTGGTAGCGGCCCCGCTTACGTGGCGCTCATGGTAGAAGCACTTGCAGATGGCGGAGTAGCCGCAGGTTTACCTAGAGCAATTGCCAATCAACTAGCCTTGCAAACCGTACTGGGAACAGCGAAACTGTTGCAAGAAACCAAAATACACCCAGCAGAACTCAAAGATCGTGTTACCAGTCCCGGTGGTACAACCATTGCGGGGATTGCCAAGCTAGAACAGGCAGGATTTCGTTCCGCTTTAATTGAAGCAGTCAAAGCTGCCACAGAGCGATCGCAAGAGCTGGGAAAATAATTAACAGTCCTTTGTTATTTGTCCTTTATCCTTTGTGAAAAACTAATGACTAATGACCCTCCGGGTTCGCCAGTTACTCATGGGGGAAACCCCCAAGACCGTACTGGCTCACCAATGATAAATGACTATTAACGAAGTTGACAAAAGACTCGTTAGTATAGTAAACAATCTGGTTGCAAATGTGATTGAGTGAATTATCCTGCACCGTCTCCAGAACTTGACTTAGGGTCTATATTTCCCTTTGAACTGGATCAGTTTCAAAAAGAAGCGATCGCGTCCCTGAACGCTGGGCGCTCCGTAGTCGTATGCGCCCCCACAGGTTCGGGCAAAACATTAGTCGGGGAATACGCCATTTATCGCGCCCTAGCGCGAGGAAAACGTGTATTTTATACTACTCCCTTGAAAGCGCTGTCGAATCAAAAATTACGTGATTTTCGAGAAAAATTCGGGTTTGATCGAGTCGGACTGTTAACTGGAGATGCTTCCATTCACAGAGATGCACCGATTTTGGTGATGACCACAGAAATTTTCCGAAATATGCTCTATGGCACACCGATTGGGCAAATCGGCATCTCATTAGTAGACGTTGAAGCGGTGATACTTGATGAATGTCACTACATGAACGATCGCCAGCGCGGTACAGTTTGGGAAGAATCAATCATCTATTGTCCTCGTGAAGTGCAACTGGCAGCCCTCTCAGCAACGGTTGCCAATAGCGATCAACTCACCGATTGGCTAAACCGCGTTCACGGCCCAACTGACTTAATTTACTCCGATTTTCGCCCAGTCCCCTTAGAATTTCACTTTTGCAATCCTAAAGGGTTATTTCCCCTGCTGAATGATAGCAAAACCAAAATTAACCCTCGGCTTCAGAAGAAAAAAGGCAAAGGGGGAGAAAGGGATAGGGGGAGAAATGGCAGACCTGAAGCTCCGGGTATAATTTTTACCCTTAGCCAGTTAGAGCAACGGGATATGCTACCAGCAATTTACTTTATCTTTAGCCGCCGGGGATGTGATAAAGCGGTGGCGGAAGTAGGTGATTTATGGCTGGTAAATAATGAAGAGTCCCAGATTTTGCGGCAACAGATTGATGACTTTTTAGCCCGCAATCCTGAAGCAGGGCGTTCTGGACAAATTGCTCCCCTGTATCGGGGAATTGCTGCCCACCACGCTGGGATTTTACCTGCTTGGAAAGCACTGGTAGAAGAACTATTTCAGCAAGGGCTGATTAAAGTAGTATTTGCCACTGAGACACTAGCAGCGGGAATTAATATGCCCGCCCGGACAACAGTAATTTCTACCCTTTCCAAGCGTACCGATACTGGACATCGCCTGTTGAACGCTTCCGAATTTTTGCAAATGGCTGGACGAGCAGGCCGCCGGGGGATGGATAAACAAGGTCATGTGGTGACAGTCCAAACTCCCTTTGAAGGAGCTAAAGAAGCCGCGTATTTGGGAACATCTAAGCCAGACCCTCTAGTAAGCCAGTTTACGCCCAGTTACGGCATGGTACTCAACTTGCTGCAAACCCATAGCCTAGAGCAAACCAGGGAACTGATAGAGCGCAGTTTTGGGCAGTACATGGCTACCTTGCATTTAAGACCAGAATACGATGAGATTGCCGAATTGCAAACCCAATTAGCTCAACTTCATGAGCAAATCGCCGCAGTTGATGAAAATGAACTAGCTATTTATGAGAAATTGCGGCAACGCCTGAAGGTGGAACGCCAGATATTGAAAACCTTGCAAGAGCAAGCACAGTCAGACCGACACGAGGAATTGGTAATGATGTTGGGCTTTGCAGTGTCAGGAACTCTGTTGAGTCTCAAGGGCAAAAATATCACAGTGTCTTCACCTGTAACCGCAGTTTTAGTAGGAAAATCGCCTGGTTCTGGTCAAGCTCCTTACTTGGTATGCTTGGGGCATGATAATCGGTGGTATGTGGCAACCACAGGGGATGTAGTTGATTTGTATGCCGAACTGGCGCGAATTGAAGTGCCACCTGATATATTACCACCACCAGAGATGCCTTTGAAGCCAGGACAATCGCGCCGTGGTAACGAAGAAAGCTTTGCGATCGCTGTACGTATTCCCAATCCGATAGAATCTTTGCATCTGGCACCAGAAGTAGCAGAACAACTCAGTCGCACTACCGCCGTCCAAGAGCAATTAGAAGCTCATCCTCTACATCAATCAGGCAATGCAGCAACGCTTTTCAAGCGCCGCGCCCGCTATGTTGAACTAGAAGCCGAACTCGAACAGTTACAAGGACAAGTAGAGCAACAGTCACAACGTCATTGGGAAGAGTTTCTGAATTTAATTGCAATTCTGCAACACTTTGGCGCTTTAGATAACTTAGTCCCCACACAATTAGGGCGAATCGCTGCCGCCATTCGAGGCGAGAATGAATTGTGGCTGGGTTTAGTATTCGCTAGTGGCGAATTGGATAACTTAGATCCGCATCATTTAGCAGCAGCAGCAGCGGCTTTAGTGATGGAAACGCCCCGTCCAGATAGCAAAGTTAACTTTGACCTCAGCAATGAAGTGGCAGAAGCCTTGGCAAAATTGCGGGGAATTCGCCGCCAAATGTTCCAACTACAACGGCGGTATAACGTAGCGCTGCCTATATGGTTGGAATTTGAGTTAATTGCCATAGTGGAACAATGGGCATTAGGAATGGAGTGGATAGAACTCTGCGAAAACACCACCTTGGATGAAGGCGATGTCGTGAGAATTTTGCGGCGGACGTTGGATTTGTTATCACAGATACCTCACGTTCCCCATCTGCCAGATTCTTTCCAGCGTAATGCCTATCGGGCGATGCAGTTGATTGATAGATTCCCTGTGAATGAGGTGGTTGAATAAACAGGATGCTCTTACGCTTTTACACGGGGACGCACAGAGAGTATTTAAAATAATTCGTCTTCCCTAAGAGCTTGCAGGGAGGGGATTAAGGGGAGCCAGTGCGGTCTTGGGGTCTGCCCAAGTGGAGCATCTGGCGTGTGGGGTGTAATAACTAGGGGAATCATAACTAATTATGCGGACATGATATTTAGTACTTGTCTCCCCCTGCCCTTGTCCTATAAAGGTCAGTAGTTCAACTTGTATGAGTTTAAGAAACAGGTAATAATTAATCTCAATAAGTTTTGGTTTGATTAATCTCTACCACCTACCATGACAGCGCCGCAAGGAAGAGGCAGAAGCTGAAATGAACAAGCTGCAAAACCCAGAGCCAGATGAGTTTATTTATCAAGTGCCTAGTTGGGAGGGTAAAGGATATGAGCGAGAGATTAAAGTGCATCCCAATCTCTCGCTTTGTATTACAGACATAGAATTTCACCATGACTTGCTAAAAAAAATTACTGAATGGGATCATCCCGTGCAATTTAAAGTTACCCCTTCAGGCAAAAGTCTAGACGAATACGGAGGATAGGTTAGGGAAGGATACACACTCATTTC harbors:
- the proC gene encoding pyrroline-5-carboxylate reductase: MTIKFGLIGGGVMGEALLSRLIARGIYQSSEVIVSEPLSSRLDFLKQQYGVAVTTDNSQVFTEAKEVVFLAVKPQVFSAIAQELAHNIDILNREDTPLIISILAGVPLSQLETAFVQLPVIRAMPNTPATVGAGVTAICLGAYTNAKHHQIAQQVFSAVGEVVEVSEALMDAVTGLSGSGPAYVALMVEALADGGVAAGLPRAIANQLALQTVLGTAKLLQETKIHPAELKDRVTSPGGTTIAGIAKLEQAGFRSALIEAVKAATERSQELGK
- a CDS encoding site-2 protease family protein; the protein is MQTNWRIGSLFGIPLFLDPLWFVILGLATLNFGVAYQEWGNVIAWSAGIVMALLLFGSVLLHELGHSLVARSQGIRVNSITLFMFGGIAAIEEESKTPFKAFQVAIAGPLVSIILFFLLRLAAFAIPDTNPLSVMVGDLARINLVVALFNLIPGLPLDGGQVLKAALWQITGNRFQAVHLAARAGQILGYGAIAFGFVVDFVTRELVVGLWIALLGWFAVRNANTYDNMTTLQESLLKVVAADAMTRDFRVIDADQTLRSFADLYLLETTPSQVYFAASDGRYRGIVSIDDFRLTQRSEWETETLHRIVHPLTEIPSVAESTLIAEVINKLENEQLPRITVLSPAGAVAGVIDRGDIVRSLVQKLNLQISDAEIKRIKEEGSYPPGLQLGVIAKSTTN
- a CDS encoding energy-coupling factor transporter transmembrane component T family protein, producing MDLLRSLPLGLYLEQPQTWLHKIDPRVKFAWLMSFLTSYVLANNFWRVLLVVVLIIATLIARIPRRVWQQQMGWLLMLSFFVLAIAAISPDGLGVDYQSRLPANEQILTQQAFSNNLVQPAVEKKKYSYVLFHKGPVKVTRYSLSLAVRLSTLIFTVIYSTNLYLLTTAPEEITSGIESLMQPLRRFKLPVTEITLTLTLSLRFIPLVLEEVQNLFRSVMTRAINWKKLGLKGAFKVWMTVAERLLENLLLRADQMANAMMVRGFTSPNEHRVQWHDLRLKGRDWLAIATLILFWGIRLAIGTQV
- a CDS encoding YggS family pyridoxal phosphate-dependent enzyme; protein product: MNSSISERIVTIRSSLPTSVKLIAVSKQVSAQAIRSAYNAGIRDFGESRIQEAASKQAELQDLPDITWHFIGHLQSNKAKKAIEQFPWIHSVDNLKLAQRLDELAQQLGVSPQVCLQVKILPDANKSGWSVPELLADLPTLNQYKNLQIQGLMTIPPSGLNDSEILSVFNLNRELAKEIQEQNWSQIKMQHLSMGMSGDYELAVQAGATMVRLGTILFGDRS
- a CDS encoding cell division protein SepF gives rise to the protein MNNIFSKLRDFVGLNEQVEYEYYEEEPETDNNYQNLYQQENPQPAPQESTAAQNRRWREPVPTMGDDMTAGSKPMGNVIGMPGAINGISEVLVLEPRTFEEMPQAIQALRERKSVVLNLTIMDPDQAQRAVDFVAGGTYALDGHQERIGESIFLFTPSCVQVSTQGGVLHEVPQPPARPSRPTATPNQTWGNETNRMAQ
- a CDS encoding DEAD/DEAH box helicase — translated: MNYPAPSPELDLGSIFPFELDQFQKEAIASLNAGRSVVVCAPTGSGKTLVGEYAIYRALARGKRVFYTTPLKALSNQKLRDFREKFGFDRVGLLTGDASIHRDAPILVMTTEIFRNMLYGTPIGQIGISLVDVEAVILDECHYMNDRQRGTVWEESIIYCPREVQLAALSATVANSDQLTDWLNRVHGPTDLIYSDFRPVPLEFHFCNPKGLFPLLNDSKTKINPRLQKKKGKGGERDRGRNGRPEAPGIIFTLSQLEQRDMLPAIYFIFSRRGCDKAVAEVGDLWLVNNEESQILRQQIDDFLARNPEAGRSGQIAPLYRGIAAHHAGILPAWKALVEELFQQGLIKVVFATETLAAGINMPARTTVISTLSKRTDTGHRLLNASEFLQMAGRAGRRGMDKQGHVVTVQTPFEGAKEAAYLGTSKPDPLVSQFTPSYGMVLNLLQTHSLEQTRELIERSFGQYMATLHLRPEYDEIAELQTQLAQLHEQIAAVDENELAIYEKLRQRLKVERQILKTLQEQAQSDRHEELVMMLGFAVSGTLLSLKGKNITVSSPVTAVLVGKSPGSGQAPYLVCLGHDNRWYVATTGDVVDLYAELARIEVPPDILPPPEMPLKPGQSRRGNEESFAIAVRIPNPIESLHLAPEVAEQLSRTTAVQEQLEAHPLHQSGNAATLFKRRARYVELEAELEQLQGQVEQQSQRHWEEFLNLIAILQHFGALDNLVPTQLGRIAAAIRGENELWLGLVFASGELDNLDPHHLAAAAAALVMETPRPDSKVNFDLSNEVAEALAKLRGIRRQMFQLQRRYNVALPIWLEFELIAIVEQWALGMEWIELCENTTLDEGDVVRILRRTLDLLSQIPHVPHLPDSFQRNAYRAMQLIDRFPVNEVVE
- the der gene encoding ribosome biogenesis GTPase Der — translated: MALPIVAIIGRPNVGKSTLVNRLAGEQTAIVHDEPGVTRDRTYLPAFWNGREFLVVDTGGLVFNDDTEFLPLIRQQAMTALAEACGAIFVVDGQTGPTSADLEIAEWMRQQPVPVLLAVNKCESPEQGLMQAAEFWELGLGEPYPISAIHGSGTGELLDELVNHIPAIEDIPETNEIKVAIVGRPNVGKSSLLNSFVGEERAIVSPISGTTRDAIDTVIERAGQTYRLIDTAGIRKKKHIEYGTEFFSINRAFKAIRRADVVLLVLDAVDGVTEQDQKLAGRIIEEGRACIIVVNKWDAVEKDSYTIYDYEKTLQSRLHFTEWAETIFVSALSGQRVEKILELVKTAAESHKRRVSTSVINEVLTDAVSWHSPPASRGGRQGKIYYGTQVSSQPPTIALFVNDSKRFNDNYRRYIERQFRQQLGFKGTPIILLWRSKKVRDAESGNVNRATRVKIS
- the pipX gene encoding transcriptional coactivator PipX; the encoded protein is MNPENAETYINHPTWGLLYKICMVDENQDLFTTLYAQRLFFLVANDVKGVKFQSLGRTEARMMLENRLRTLRRSGHSQEYDQLQSVFQRTFQ